Proteins co-encoded in one Micropterus dolomieu isolate WLL.071019.BEF.003 ecotype Adirondacks linkage group LG19, ASM2129224v1, whole genome shotgun sequence genomic window:
- the cfl1 gene encoding cofilin-1 isoform X3 yields MASGVKVTDEVIAVFNDMKVRKAQANEDEKRKRKKAILFCMSKDLKNIVLDDGKEILLGDLGTTVQDPYQHFVKMLPPDDCRYALYDATYETKETKKEDLVFIFWAPESAPLKSKMIYASSKDAIKRKFEGIKHEWQVNGLEDLKDRHTLAEKLGGSSVVSLEGAPI; encoded by the exons GCCTCCGGTGTGAAAGTCACAGATGAAGTTATCGCCGTCTTCAACGACATGAAGGTGCGTAAGGCTCAGGCAAACGAGgatgagaagaggaagaggaagaaggccATTCTCTTCTGCATGAGCAAGGACCTCAAGAACATTGTTCTGGATGACGGCAAAGAGATCCTGCTGGGTGACTTGGGAACCACTGTTCAGGACCCATACCAGCACTTTGTGAAGATGCTGCCCCCAGACGACTGCCGCTACGCCCTGTATGACGCCACCTATGAGACCAAAGAAACGAAGAAGGAGGACCTGGTCTTTATCTTCTG GGCTCCTGAAAGTGCTCCTTTGAAGAGCAAGATGATCTATGCCAGCTCAAAAGATGCTATCAAGAGAAAATTTGAAG gtaTTAAGCATGAGTGGCAGGTGAATGGTTTGGAAGACCTCAAAGATCGGCACACCCTGGCAGAAAAGCTTGGCGGCTCGTCAGTAGTCAGCCTGGAAGGAGCCCCTATATAA
- the LOC123957644 gene encoding serine protease 23, whose amino-acid sequence MMSQRELLTYLLLTYLLLQLFLPLTLSFLHPPHHPPVHVPTLVPHVPTPLIRSRFSAQTQLDFTTHCNSSCFHRGEQGAQKEQLTEKLAFETLYANGSRTLTTVDVKGDEEVETDHFDHPSPIRGSRVKPRKKRVRRQIYGADGRFNIQGDNFLLDYPFSTAVRISTGCTGVLVSQQHVLTAAHCLHDGKDYVKGARKLRVGFLIPPSINGTKAGLTSAKKPLVRWVRVKRTRVPKGWIQGPQEVSMDFDYALLELRWPHRRPFMRLSVAPSSDDLAGNRIHFSGFDSDRSGELVYRFCPVEEESSDLIYQHCDARPGASGSGVYGRVWDNSLERWERKVIGIFSGHQWLEIDGENRDYNVAVRITPLKFAQICYWVHGNRLDCVQD is encoded by the coding sequence ATGATGTCGCAACGTGAGCTCCTGACTTACCTGCTCCTGACTTACCTGCTCCTGCAGCTCTTCCTCCCGCTCACCCTGTCCTTTCTGCACCCTCCTCACCACCCGCCTGTCCACGTACCCACGCTGGTGCCTCATGTGCCGACGCCTCTCATCCGCTCCCGCTTCAGCGCTCAGACCCAGCTGGACTTCACCACTCACTGCAACTCCAGCTGCTTCCACAGAGGAGAGCAGGGGGCCCAGAAGGAGCAGCTCACAGAGAAATTGGCTTTTGAGACACTATACGCCAACGGCTCCCGCACTCTCACTACTGTAGACGTGAAGGGTGATGAGGAGGTTGAAACGGATCACTTTGATCACCCTTCACCGATTCGAGGATCAAGAGTGAAGCCCAGGAAAAAACGAGTGAGGCGGCAGATTTATGGCGCAGACGGACGCTTTAACATCCAAGGTGACAACTTCCTATTGGATTACCCTTTCTCCACAGCCGTGCGGATCTCCACCGGCTGTACCGGCGTTCTTGTGTCTCAGCAGCATGTCCTCACAGCTGCCCATTGTTTGCACGATGGGAAGGATTATGTCAAGGGGGCGCGGAAGCTCAGGGTGGGCTTCCTGATTCCTCCATCCATCAACGGCACCAAAGCCGGCCTCACTTCTGCCAAGAAGCCTCTGGTCCGCTGGGTGAGGGTGAAACGTACCCGTGTGCCAAAGGGCTGGATCCAGGGCCCTCAGGAGGTTAGCATGGACTTTGATTACGCCCTGCTGGAGCTGCGTTGGCCTCACCGACGTCCCTTCATGCGCCTCTCCGTGGCTCCCTCCTCTGATGACCTGGCAGGGAACCGCATTCACTTCTCTGGTTTCGACAGCGACAGGTCCGGGGAGCTGGTGTACAGATTCTGTCCCGTGGAAGAAGAGTCCAGCGACCTGATATACCAGCACTGTGATGCCCGACCTGGAGCCAGCGGCTCTGGAGTGTATGGAAGAGTGTGGGACAACAGTTTAGAGCGCTGGGAAAGAAAGGTCATTGGCATTTTCTCTGGACACCAGTGGCTGGAGATAGATGGGGAGAACCGGGACTACAATGTGGCCGTGCGCATCACTCCTCTGAAGTTTGCACAGATCTGTTACTGGGTACACGGTAACCGACTAGACTGTGTCCAGGACTAA